A portion of the Vespa velutina chromosome 5, iVesVel2.1, whole genome shotgun sequence genome contains these proteins:
- the LOC124949111 gene encoding deoxyribonuclease TATDN1 isoform X2, with translation MKECKKALEIAKTDERLFSTVGCHPTNCNEFEEYENPEDYLKSLSDLAMENKDKVVAIGEMGLDYDRLQFCSKEIQKKYFEMQLSLCSILKLPMFLHCRNASEDFVRILRKHKDKITPGVVHSFDGNPEEANSILQLGLYIGINGCSLKTEDNLFSVTTIPSDRLMIETDCPWCEVRATHASANDVITHFPSVKKEKWRPDRMVKGRNEPCTIVQILEILARIRDEEEEYLCNQIYKNTMKVFFPNDL, from the exons ATGAAGGAATGCAAAAAAGCTTTAGAAATAGCTAAAACGGATG aaagattattttcaactGTTGGTTGTCATCCAACTAATTGTAATGAATTTGAAGAGTATGAAAACCCAGAGGACTATCTTAAATCATTGTCAGATCTAGCaatggaaaataaagataaagtagTAGCTATTGGAGAGATGGGTTTAGATTATGATAGATTGCAATTTTGCTCAAAGGAGAtacaaaaaaagtattttgaaATGCAATTATCTTTATgttcaatattaaaattaccaATGTTTTTACATTGTCGCAATGCCAGTGAAGATTTCGTACGCATTCTGAGAAAGCACAAGGATAAAATAACTCCTGGTGTAGTGCATTCTTTTGATGGCAATCCAGAAGAGGCTAATTCTATTTTACAATTGGGATTATATATCGGTATTAACGGATG TTCTCTCAAAACAGAAGATAATCTCTTCTCGGTGACTACTATTCCATCAGATAGGCTTATGATTGAAACAGATTGCCCTTGGTGTGAGGTCAGGGCAACTCATGCTTCCGCAAATGATGTCATTACTCATTTTCCTTctgttaaaaaagagaaatggcgACCTGATCGTATGgttaaaggaagaaatgaacCATGTACGATAGT TCAAATACTGGAAATACTTGCTCGTATTagggatgaagaagaagaatatctcTGTaaccaaatatataaaaatacaatgaaaGTATTTTTTCCAAACGATTTATAA
- the LOC124949101 gene encoding transmembrane protein 214-A produces MSSGGWKVVGKNKKDRSNGKPTKLTKAEKKKFIENAPKVEDFLPLSQVKTLYDNLDSNKENKKPAKEKDNKTKENEEKKRQQKQQQQQQQAEKKKQEPKEKPPKTIKDALNAINVDDFSNILTTGRLQYPEAPLIWLKNLVAYLNIKIPIEKEDAIFSGKPKDYPLCIVPKSISSTMERAVTMAGQQTAQLFYEITLTTMATDMAKGTAVVGHKIFLQLLARVNPEMTIANISKLISVRNSYQNRKAIGLSLLWALSQAGEKDLAIGLKVWHEVMSPLLITKSYANYVVQILNDLVFGHEDVQDLNPDLYLNIIEDTYFGKFNIPLIVGKEIDISIEKLRSILFKNKSINYSKFFEILIGKINQKITQSYRDELVKALAACIITDVHCLSTWRSLYSKNLYQSNLLLTYIDNKWDSLYSNLKTKSFKETLLFFQNTNEKWKRGKEESLAHSCTKICKAILKKMTASTDRKFPWKRGSVLLLLLIGTILIYDCQKHGSFEASNTGKLLKNSGITAQALKIWSMTEVYTNKITKTIEDSSPEYYKAAVNFSTPYIKLGKDLYIVTRNLSIRLYNNAAAHVEKHGPMVHEAIEHYFPGMIEQIQKQSIQGFQLAKTYSIIAGEKLIETFDFASHWLRTNVFVGDLSPENLQNYANRAIDVTQTYASQTYHWVYEKMQSLSKVS; encoded by the exons ATGTCGTCTGGCGGCTGGAAAGTagttggaaaaaataaaaaagatcgctCTAATGGAAAGCCAACTAAATTGACGAAGgccgagaagaagaaatttatcgaaaacgCGCCAAAAGTCGAAGATTTCC ttCCACTAAGTCAAGTGAAAACTTTGTACGACAATTTGGATAgcaataaggaaaataaaaaaccagCAAAGGAGAAGGACAATAAAACAAaggagaatgaagaaaaaaagaggcaacaaaaacagcaacaacaacaacaacaggcagaaaaaaaaaagcaagaaccCAAGGAGAAACCACCAAAGACGATAAAGGATGCACTTAATGcg aTAAATGTAGATGATTTCTCAAATATCTTAACTACTGGTAGACTCCAATATCCAGAAGCTCCACTAATATGGTTAAAGAATCTCGTTGCATATCTTAATATAAAGATACCAATTGAGAAAGAAGATGCCATATTTTCTGGAAAACCTAAAGATTATCCATTATGTATCGTACCAAAATCAATATCATCTACCATGGAAAGAGCCGTTACAATGGCGGGTCAACAAACGGCTCaacttttttatgaaattactTTGACTACTATGGCTACAGATATGGCCAAAGGAACGGCTGTTGTGggtcataaaatatttttgcaacTTTTGGCACGTGTGAATCCAGAAATGACTATAGCAAACATTTCTAAACTAATCAGTGTAAGAAACTCTTATCAAAATAGAAAAGCCATAGGTTTATCCTTACTTTGGGCACTATCACAAGCTGGCGAAAAAGACTTGGCTATTGGTTTAAAAGTATGGCATGAAGTAATGTCTCCTCTATTGATAACAAAAAGTTATGCCAACTATGTTGTACAAATACTAAATGATCTTGTCTTTGGTCATGAGGATGTGCAAGATTTGAATCCAgatctttatttaaatataatcgaagatacttattttggaaaatttaACATTCCTCTTATTGTAGGAAAGGAAATAGATATTAGCATTGAAAAATTGAGA tcaatattgttcaaaaataaaagtataaattattccAAATTCTTTGAAATACTGATTGGTAAAATCAACCAGAAAATAACTCAAAGCTATAGAGATGAATTAGTAAAAGCACTTGCAGCTTGTATTATTACAGATGTCCATTGCCTTTCTACTTGGAGATCTCTTTATTCAAAGAATCTATATCAATCTAATCTTCTTTTAACATATATtg ATAACAAATGGGATTCTTTATATTCAAATCTGAAAACaaaatcttttaaagaaactcttttattcttccaaAATACTAATGAGAagtggaaaagaggaaaagaagaaagcctTGCTCATTCTTGTACTAAAATATGCAAA gcaatattaaagaaaatgactGCTTCCACTGATAGAAAGTTCCCTTGGAAAAGAGGAAGTGTACTTCTGTTATTACTTATTGGtactattttaatttatgacTGTCAAAAACATGGTAGTTTTGAAG cTTCGAATAcaggaaaattattaaaaaatagtgGAATAACTGCACAAGCTTTGAAAATCTGGTCGATGACCGAAGTGTATACTAATAAAATAACTAAAACTATAGAAGATAGTTCACCAGAATATTATAAAGCTGCTGTTAACTTCTCTACACCGTATATCAAATTaggaaaagatttatatattgtgACAAGGAACCTTTCTAtacgattatataataatgcagCAGCACATGTAGAGAAACATGGCCCTATGGTACATGAAGca atCGAGCATTATTTTCCGGGAATGATAGAACAAATTCAAAAGCAAAGTATTCAAGGATTTCAACTTGCTAAAACTTATTCAATAATAGCTGGAGAAAAACTTATTGAAACCTTCGATTTTGCAAGTCATTGGTTACGAACAAATGTTTTTGT tGGTGACCTCAGTCCAGAAAATCTGCAGAATTATGCCAATCGAGCTATAGATGTGACACAGACATATGCTAGTCAAACTTATCATTGGGTATATGAAAAAATGCAGTCACTTTCTAAAGTTTCATGA
- the LOC124949108 gene encoding neuronal acetylcholine receptor subunit alpha-2-like isoform X2, which translates to MRILWLFGFFVILMERTNATEKRSLSVHECKSIENTSMMMKLKRHLFCDYDTTVRPTTNHQVVTNVTVKLMPKLLEFDDWTSTMTLHSWMSLNWKDEHLNWNPSDFDGISTVHVNSDEIWVPDLSVYNSGDMSLEQNGVPSTKCLIINTGSVICIPALSYVTRCITDFTFWPYDKHECRIRFGSWSHTGEEINFHLDKKGYEMEGYANNTEWSLKILNAEKIVKKFECCPNDTFPILVYTFSVERQPGLVHVTFVTPAIAIALLTLTVLWLDSGSTERIAMASMNFICHLLCIFDLHWQLPHNVLFYRDSLALAAFALILTALLRKLQNMNMETPSWISSTISFVLNNRAGRFLILTDDESKASTTSILNNETDENSDLSKINGRKKESSWRHFAAIIEWLSFIAVALTYVIIFTILVPSD; encoded by the exons atgagGATACTGTGGTTGTTTGGTTTCTTTGTCATCTTGATGGAACGAACTA ATGCCACTGAGAAGAGGTCACTTTCCGTGCATGAATGTAAGTCCATCGAGAATACGTCGATGATGATGAAATTGAAGAGACATCTTTTTTGTGATTATGATACCACCGTTCGACCGACTACCAATCATCAAGTGGTCACTAATGTTACAGTGAAGCTTATGCCAAAGTTATTGGAATTC GATGATTGGACCAGCACAATGACCCTTCATAGCTGGATGAGCCTC aaTTGGAAGGATGAACATCTTAATTGGAATCCTAGCGATTTCGATGGCATTTCTACTGTCCATGTAAATAGCGATGAAATATGGGTACCAGATTTATCAGTTTATAATTC AGGTGATATGTCACTAGAACAGAATGGTGTTCCTTCGACCAAATGTTTGATCATTAATACGGGCTCGGTTATCTGTATACCGGCGTTGAGTTACGTGACCAGATGTATTACGGATTTTACCTTTTGGCCTTACGATAAGCATGAATGTCGTATCAGATTTGGTTCCTGGTCGCATACTGGAGAAGAAATCAATTTTCACCTTGACAAGAAAGGA tATGAGATGGAGGGTTATGCAAATAACACGGAATGGAGTTTGAAGATTCTGAATGCTGAAAAGATCGTGAAAAAATTCGAGTGTTGTCCTAATGATACCTTCCCTATACTTGTTTATACATTTTCTGTCGAAAGACAACCGGGATTGGTACATGTTACTTTTGTTACGCCCGCTATAG CGATAGCACTGCTAACGTTGACGGTTCTATGGTTGGATTCAGGATCGACAGAAAGAATAGCGATGGCCAGCATGAATTTTATTTGTCACTTACTTTGCATTTTTGATTTGCACTGGCAATTGCCCCATAATG TATTGTTTTATCGGGATTCTCTCGCGTTGGCTGCATTTGCTTTGATATTAACAGCATTGctaagaaaattacaaaatatgaaTATGGAGACACCGAGTTGGATTTCATCCACGATATCCTTCGTTTTGAATAACAGAGCAGGACGTTTTTTGATCCTTACTGATGATGAATCAAAAGCTTCGACCACTAGTATATTGAACAATGAAACGGATGAAAATTCAGatctatcgaaaataaatggCAGGAAGAAGGAATCATCTTGGAGACATTTCGCTGCGATCATCGAATGGTTATCTTTCATAGCCGTTGCCTTGACCTACGTGATCATTTTTACAATTCTTGTACCTTCCGATTAG
- the LOC124949108 gene encoding neuronal acetylcholine receptor subunit alpha-2-like isoform X1: protein MRILWLFGFFVILMERTNATEKRSLSVHECKSIENTSMMMKLKRHLFCDYDTTVRPTTNHQVVTNVTVKLMPKLLEFDDWTSTMTLHSWMSLNWKDEHLNWNPSDFDGISTVHVNSDEIWVPDLSVYNSGDMSLEQNGVPSTKCLIINTGSVICIPALSYVTRCITDFTFWPYDKHECRIRFGSWSHTGEEINFHLDKKGYEMEGYANNTEWSLKILNAEKIVKKFECCPNDTFPILVYTFSVERQPGLVHVTFVTPAIAIALLTLTVLWLDSGSTERIAMASMNFICHLLCIFDLHWQLPHNGENVPHILLFYRDSLALAAFALILTALLRKLQNMNMETPSWISSTISFVLNNRAGRFLILTDDESKASTTSILNNETDENSDLSKINGRKKESSWRHFAAIIEWLSFIAVALTYVIIFTILVPSD from the exons atgagGATACTGTGGTTGTTTGGTTTCTTTGTCATCTTGATGGAACGAACTA ATGCCACTGAGAAGAGGTCACTTTCCGTGCATGAATGTAAGTCCATCGAGAATACGTCGATGATGATGAAATTGAAGAGACATCTTTTTTGTGATTATGATACCACCGTTCGACCGACTACCAATCATCAAGTGGTCACTAATGTTACAGTGAAGCTTATGCCAAAGTTATTGGAATTC GATGATTGGACCAGCACAATGACCCTTCATAGCTGGATGAGCCTC aaTTGGAAGGATGAACATCTTAATTGGAATCCTAGCGATTTCGATGGCATTTCTACTGTCCATGTAAATAGCGATGAAATATGGGTACCAGATTTATCAGTTTATAATTC AGGTGATATGTCACTAGAACAGAATGGTGTTCCTTCGACCAAATGTTTGATCATTAATACGGGCTCGGTTATCTGTATACCGGCGTTGAGTTACGTGACCAGATGTATTACGGATTTTACCTTTTGGCCTTACGATAAGCATGAATGTCGTATCAGATTTGGTTCCTGGTCGCATACTGGAGAAGAAATCAATTTTCACCTTGACAAGAAAGGA tATGAGATGGAGGGTTATGCAAATAACACGGAATGGAGTTTGAAGATTCTGAATGCTGAAAAGATCGTGAAAAAATTCGAGTGTTGTCCTAATGATACCTTCCCTATACTTGTTTATACATTTTCTGTCGAAAGACAACCGGGATTGGTACATGTTACTTTTGTTACGCCCGCTATAG CGATAGCACTGCTAACGTTGACGGTTCTATGGTTGGATTCAGGATCGACAGAAAGAATAGCGATGGCCAGCATGAATTTTATTTGTCACTTACTTTGCATTTTTGATTTGCACTGGCAATTGCCCCATAATGGTGAGAATGTACCACACATAT TATTGTTTTATCGGGATTCTCTCGCGTTGGCTGCATTTGCTTTGATATTAACAGCATTGctaagaaaattacaaaatatgaaTATGGAGACACCGAGTTGGATTTCATCCACGATATCCTTCGTTTTGAATAACAGAGCAGGACGTTTTTTGATCCTTACTGATGATGAATCAAAAGCTTCGACCACTAGTATATTGAACAATGAAACGGATGAAAATTCAGatctatcgaaaataaatggCAGGAAGAAGGAATCATCTTGGAGACATTTCGCTGCGATCATCGAATGGTTATCTTTCATAGCCGTTGCCTTGACCTACGTGATCATTTTTACAATTCTTGTACCTTCCGATTAG
- the LOC124949108 gene encoding neuronal acetylcholine receptor subunit alpha-2-like isoform X3 yields the protein MYATEKRSLSVHECKSIENTSMMMKLKRHLFCDYDTTVRPTTNHQVVTNVTVKLMPKLLEFDDWTSTMTLHSWMSLNWKDEHLNWNPSDFDGISTVHVNSDEIWVPDLSVYNSGDMSLEQNGVPSTKCLIINTGSVICIPALSYVTRCITDFTFWPYDKHECRIRFGSWSHTGEEINFHLDKKGYEMEGYANNTEWSLKILNAEKIVKKFECCPNDTFPILVYTFSVERQPGLVHVTFVTPAIAIALLTLTVLWLDSGSTERIAMASMNFICHLLCIFDLHWQLPHNGENVPHILLFYRDSLALAAFALILTALLRKLQNMNMETPSWISSTISFVLNNRAGRFLILTDDESKASTTSILNNETDENSDLSKINGRKKESSWRHFAAIIEWLSFIAVALTYVIIFTILVPSD from the exons atgt ATGCCACTGAGAAGAGGTCACTTTCCGTGCATGAATGTAAGTCCATCGAGAATACGTCGATGATGATGAAATTGAAGAGACATCTTTTTTGTGATTATGATACCACCGTTCGACCGACTACCAATCATCAAGTGGTCACTAATGTTACAGTGAAGCTTATGCCAAAGTTATTGGAATTC GATGATTGGACCAGCACAATGACCCTTCATAGCTGGATGAGCCTC aaTTGGAAGGATGAACATCTTAATTGGAATCCTAGCGATTTCGATGGCATTTCTACTGTCCATGTAAATAGCGATGAAATATGGGTACCAGATTTATCAGTTTATAATTC AGGTGATATGTCACTAGAACAGAATGGTGTTCCTTCGACCAAATGTTTGATCATTAATACGGGCTCGGTTATCTGTATACCGGCGTTGAGTTACGTGACCAGATGTATTACGGATTTTACCTTTTGGCCTTACGATAAGCATGAATGTCGTATCAGATTTGGTTCCTGGTCGCATACTGGAGAAGAAATCAATTTTCACCTTGACAAGAAAGGA tATGAGATGGAGGGTTATGCAAATAACACGGAATGGAGTTTGAAGATTCTGAATGCTGAAAAGATCGTGAAAAAATTCGAGTGTTGTCCTAATGATACCTTCCCTATACTTGTTTATACATTTTCTGTCGAAAGACAACCGGGATTGGTACATGTTACTTTTGTTACGCCCGCTATAG CGATAGCACTGCTAACGTTGACGGTTCTATGGTTGGATTCAGGATCGACAGAAAGAATAGCGATGGCCAGCATGAATTTTATTTGTCACTTACTTTGCATTTTTGATTTGCACTGGCAATTGCCCCATAATGGTGAGAATGTACCACACATAT TATTGTTTTATCGGGATTCTCTCGCGTTGGCTGCATTTGCTTTGATATTAACAGCATTGctaagaaaattacaaaatatgaaTATGGAGACACCGAGTTGGATTTCATCCACGATATCCTTCGTTTTGAATAACAGAGCAGGACGTTTTTTGATCCTTACTGATGATGAATCAAAAGCTTCGACCACTAGTATATTGAACAATGAAACGGATGAAAATTCAGatctatcgaaaataaatggCAGGAAGAAGGAATCATCTTGGAGACATTTCGCTGCGATCATCGAATGGTTATCTTTCATAGCCGTTGCCTTGACCTACGTGATCATTTTTACAATTCTTGTACCTTCCGATTAG
- the LOC124949108 gene encoding neuronal acetylcholine receptor subunit alpha-2-like isoform X4, translating into MMMKLKRHLFCDYDTTVRPTTNHQVVTNVTVKLMPKLLEFDDWTSTMTLHSWMSLNWKDEHLNWNPSDFDGISTVHVNSDEIWVPDLSVYNSGDMSLEQNGVPSTKCLIINTGSVICIPALSYVTRCITDFTFWPYDKHECRIRFGSWSHTGEEINFHLDKKGYEMEGYANNTEWSLKILNAEKIVKKFECCPNDTFPILVYTFSVERQPGLVHVTFVTPAIAIALLTLTVLWLDSGSTERIAMASMNFICHLLCIFDLHWQLPHNGENVPHILLFYRDSLALAAFALILTALLRKLQNMNMETPSWISSTISFVLNNRAGRFLILTDDESKASTTSILNNETDENSDLSKINGRKKESSWRHFAAIIEWLSFIAVALTYVIIFTILVPSD; encoded by the exons ATGATGATGAAATTGAAGAGACATCTTTTTTGTGATTATGATACCACCGTTCGACCGACTACCAATCATCAAGTGGTCACTAATGTTACAGTGAAGCTTATGCCAAAGTTATTGGAATTC GATGATTGGACCAGCACAATGACCCTTCATAGCTGGATGAGCCTC aaTTGGAAGGATGAACATCTTAATTGGAATCCTAGCGATTTCGATGGCATTTCTACTGTCCATGTAAATAGCGATGAAATATGGGTACCAGATTTATCAGTTTATAATTC AGGTGATATGTCACTAGAACAGAATGGTGTTCCTTCGACCAAATGTTTGATCATTAATACGGGCTCGGTTATCTGTATACCGGCGTTGAGTTACGTGACCAGATGTATTACGGATTTTACCTTTTGGCCTTACGATAAGCATGAATGTCGTATCAGATTTGGTTCCTGGTCGCATACTGGAGAAGAAATCAATTTTCACCTTGACAAGAAAGGA tATGAGATGGAGGGTTATGCAAATAACACGGAATGGAGTTTGAAGATTCTGAATGCTGAAAAGATCGTGAAAAAATTCGAGTGTTGTCCTAATGATACCTTCCCTATACTTGTTTATACATTTTCTGTCGAAAGACAACCGGGATTGGTACATGTTACTTTTGTTACGCCCGCTATAG CGATAGCACTGCTAACGTTGACGGTTCTATGGTTGGATTCAGGATCGACAGAAAGAATAGCGATGGCCAGCATGAATTTTATTTGTCACTTACTTTGCATTTTTGATTTGCACTGGCAATTGCCCCATAATGGTGAGAATGTACCACACATAT TATTGTTTTATCGGGATTCTCTCGCGTTGGCTGCATTTGCTTTGATATTAACAGCATTGctaagaaaattacaaaatatgaaTATGGAGACACCGAGTTGGATTTCATCCACGATATCCTTCGTTTTGAATAACAGAGCAGGACGTTTTTTGATCCTTACTGATGATGAATCAAAAGCTTCGACCACTAGTATATTGAACAATGAAACGGATGAAAATTCAGatctatcgaaaataaatggCAGGAAGAAGGAATCATCTTGGAGACATTTCGCTGCGATCATCGAATGGTTATCTTTCATAGCCGTTGCCTTGACCTACGTGATCATTTTTACAATTCTTGTACCTTCCGATTAG
- the LOC124949243 gene encoding neuronal acetylcholine receptor subunit alpha-6-like isoform X2, translating into MILFVLSLIGYVTISDTSFIFNNYEVQENLGCNEIESKSTVLQLKRHLFCDYIKSIRPVSNHRTTTNIEFGIIPKFINVEDDENVMELHCWTIFMWEDGHLTWEPSQYNDVNFLHVKSNELWISDIMMHNSGSHENEISFTNCWLSNTGKVKCVATTKYIVKCLRDYTWWPYDFQNCTIQIGSWSYSDEELQFVLINTGIIMNEFQKNLEWEIVRSYVITHTESYKFGFDLTSTMISFHFILRRHFNAIHATYLSSIIKEFYWQIQGNGGDSTMLMKFFMKSLALACFTLIITSILRHLLELTTETPTWIATRISTIVKSKIGRILLVSILDPKASAELETEAEDNANLVILKKNEVTWKHVVMLISWINFLCILFIYIILISIYFPTQSSGYSYNFNT; encoded by the exons ATGATTTTATTCGTTCTATCATTAATTGGATATGTTACTATTTCCGATACATCcttcattttcaataattacgaGGTACAGGAAAATTTAGGATGTAATGAAATCGAAAGCAAGTCTACTGTTCTTCAGCTAAAAAGACATCTTTTCTGCGACTACATTAAAAGTATCAGACCGGTGTCAAATCATAGAACGACAACAAACATCGAATTCGGAATAATTCCGAAATTTATCAATGTT gaAGACGACGAAAATGTCATGGAACTGCATTGTTGGACAATATTc ATGTGGGAGGATGGCCATCTCACTTGGGAACCATCACAATATAACGATGTCAACTTCCTTCACGTAAAAAGTAACGAATTATGGATATCGGATATCATGATGCATAACTC AGGATCCCATGAAAACGAAATATCATTTACAAATTGTTGGTTATCCAACACAGGTAAAGTCAAATGTGTAGCAACTActaaatatatagtaaaatgTCTTAGGGATTATACCTGGTGGCCTTACGACTTTCAAAATTGTACGATTCAAATTGGTTCATGGTCCTACTCCGATGAGGAACTCCAGTTTGTTCTTATAAATACCGGG attattatgaacgaatttcaaaaaaatttggaATGGGAAATAGTACGATCTTACGTTATTACACACACGGAATCTTATAAATTTGGCTTTGACTTAACTTCTACAAtgatatcttttcatttcattttacgaCGACATTTTAACGCTATACACGCTACTTATTTGTCATCAATTATCA AAGAATTCTATTGGCAAATACAAGGAAATGGTGGCGATTCTACGATGTTGA tGAAATTCTTCATGAAGTCACTCGCTCTAGCCTGTTTTACTCTTATTATAACTAGTATTTTACGtcatttattagaattaaCAACAGAGACTCCAACATGGATTGCAACGAGAATCTCTACCattgtaaaaagtaaaataggACGGATTCTTCTTGTAAGTATCTTAGATCCTAAAGCATCTGCAGAATTGGAAACTGAAGCTGAAGATAATGCTAATCtagtaattttaaagaaaaatgaagtaaCTTGGAAACATGTTGTGATGCTTATTAGTTGGATCAATTTTCTttgcattctttttatttacatcaTTTTGATTAGTATATACTTTCCAACTCAATCTTCTGGATATTCTTATAACTTCAATACTTAA
- the LOC124949243 gene encoding neuronal acetylcholine receptor subunit alpha-6-like isoform X1, with product MILFVLSLIGYVTISDTSFIFNNYEVQENLGCNEIESKSTVLQLKRHLFCDYIKSIRPVSNHRTTTNIEFGIIPKFINVEDDENVMELHCWTIFMWEDGHLTWEPSQYNDVNFLHVKSNELWISDIMMHNSGSHENEISFTNCWLSNTGKVKCVATTKYIVKCLRDYTWWPYDFQNCTIQIGSWSYSDEELQFVLINTGIIMNEFQKNLEWEIVRSYVITHTESYKFGFDLTSTMISFHFILRRHFNAIHATYLSSIIILIIMTLTTLWLNPKSTERMILANLNFICHLLFLEEFYWQIQGNGGDSTMLMKFFMKSLALACFTLIITSILRHLLELTTETPTWIATRISTIVKSKIGRILLVSILDPKASAELETEAEDNANLVILKKNEVTWKHVVMLISWINFLCILFIYIILISIYFPTQSSGYSYNFNT from the exons ATGATTTTATTCGTTCTATCATTAATTGGATATGTTACTATTTCCGATACATCcttcattttcaataattacgaGGTACAGGAAAATTTAGGATGTAATGAAATCGAAAGCAAGTCTACTGTTCTTCAGCTAAAAAGACATCTTTTCTGCGACTACATTAAAAGTATCAGACCGGTGTCAAATCATAGAACGACAACAAACATCGAATTCGGAATAATTCCGAAATTTATCAATGTT gaAGACGACGAAAATGTCATGGAACTGCATTGTTGGACAATATTc ATGTGGGAGGATGGCCATCTCACTTGGGAACCATCACAATATAACGATGTCAACTTCCTTCACGTAAAAAGTAACGAATTATGGATATCGGATATCATGATGCATAACTC AGGATCCCATGAAAACGAAATATCATTTACAAATTGTTGGTTATCCAACACAGGTAAAGTCAAATGTGTAGCAACTActaaatatatagtaaaatgTCTTAGGGATTATACCTGGTGGCCTTACGACTTTCAAAATTGTACGATTCAAATTGGTTCATGGTCCTACTCCGATGAGGAACTCCAGTTTGTTCTTATAAATACCGGG attattatgaacgaatttcaaaaaaatttggaATGGGAAATAGTACGATCTTACGTTATTACACACACGGAATCTTATAAATTTGGCTTTGACTTAACTTCTACAAtgatatcttttcatttcattttacgaCGACATTTTAACGCTATACACGCTACTTATTTGTCATCAATTATCA tattaataataatgacattgACGACTTTATGGCTGAATCCAAAATCTACCGAACGAATGATACTtgcaaatttaaattttatatgtcaTTTGTTGTTCTTAGAAGAATTCTATTGGCAAATACAAGGAAATGGTGGCGATTCTACGATGTTGA tGAAATTCTTCATGAAGTCACTCGCTCTAGCCTGTTTTACTCTTATTATAACTAGTATTTTACGtcatttattagaattaaCAACAGAGACTCCAACATGGATTGCAACGAGAATCTCTACCattgtaaaaagtaaaataggACGGATTCTTCTTGTAAGTATCTTAGATCCTAAAGCATCTGCAGAATTGGAAACTGAAGCTGAAGATAATGCTAATCtagtaattttaaagaaaaatgaagtaaCTTGGAAACATGTTGTGATGCTTATTAGTTGGATCAATTTTCTttgcattctttttatttacatcaTTTTGATTAGTATATACTTTCCAACTCAATCTTCTGGATATTCTTATAACTTCAATACTTAA